The candidate division WOR-3 bacterium genome has a window encoding:
- a CDS encoding methyltransferase domain-containing protein produces MKPETTEEIKFDNDFRRASFEERQALDRDFYDKKYSTTDYQRFRHVDRAFIKGIIERYKIPKGKLLLDLGCGTGSYSNIFAEMGFNVVGLDYSKTGVMKAQKLYGCSVSWIVGDAFNMPFRPEKKFDVIFCCDFPPYNLIDTIPEAIEITKKIFDYLDPEGTFIFVWSSRLTGKRVGESVIIEYTSAQVKELFSKCGTIVGEVYTTNKQLFPVLGRYAISKFITRLTSFLVRLHRRNVRIICGVKLKV; encoded by the coding sequence ATGAAACCAGAAACAACGGAAGAGATAAAGTTTGATAACGATTTCAGAAGGGCATCTTTTGAAGAGCGCCAGGCGCTCGATCGTGATTTTTATGATAAAAAATATTCAACCACCGATTATCAGCGGTTCCGGCATGTTGATCGAGCATTTATAAAAGGGATAATAGAAAGGTATAAAATACCGAAAGGAAAATTACTTTTAGATCTGGGGTGTGGCACAGGCTCGTATAGTAATATATTTGCTGAAATGGGCTTCAATGTGGTGGGGCTCGATTACAGCAAAACCGGCGTTATGAAGGCGCAAAAACTTTACGGTTGTAGCGTTTCCTGGATCGTCGGTGATGCATTCAATATGCCTTTCCGTCCCGAAAAGAAATTCGATGTCATATTTTGCTGTGATTTCCCGCCCTATAATTTGATTGATACCATTCCCGAGGCAATAGAAATTACAAAGAAAATCTTTGACTACCTGGATCCGGAGGGGACTTTCATTTTCGTATGGAGTAGCAGGCTTACCGGAAAGAGGGTGGGTGAAAGTGTGATAATTGAGTATACCTCTGCCCAGGTTAAAGAACTCTTCTCAAAATGTGGCACTATTGTGGGTGAAGTCTATACCACAAACAAACAGTTATTTCCAGTGTTGGGTAGGTATGCGATTAGCAAATTCATCACTCGGCTGACTTCCTTTCTCGTCCGACTCCACCGGAGGAATGTTCGGATAATATGCGGTGTTAAACTTAAAGTATGA
- a CDS encoding polysaccharide deacetylase family protein: MNEFREGIWPENYKFALGLSHDVDETKKTYQYLTHFLKTLRTYHLLSLFQVQEPYWNFEKIMELEEKYKVRSTFFFLHETKRFTFRHAREILATLNKASFREEKVAEMIQVLDKKNWEIGLHGSYNSYKDKELMREEKRLLEEIVGHPVLGVRQHYLNLQIPQTWQIQRELGFHYDASYGSNRDIGFLDNKYFPFRPFQDDFVVIPLVLMDYCLFSKFRFFKERLKHCRELIEFIREKGGVMVILWHLRVFNEDEFPGAKNIYEEIIKIGLDQGGWVTSLNQIVEWWRAHATI, from the coding sequence ATGAACGAGTTCCGAGAGGGAATCTGGCCGGAAAATTACAAATTTGCCTTGGGCTTAAGCCACGATGTGGACGAAACAAAGAAAACATATCAATACTTAACTCATTTTCTAAAAACCTTAAGAACCTATCATCTCCTTTCGCTCTTCCAGGTGCAGGAACCCTACTGGAATTTCGAGAAGATCATGGAACTGGAAGAAAAATATAAAGTCCGCTCGACATTTTTTTTCTTGCATGAGACAAAAAGATTCACCTTTAGACACGCCCGGGAGATCTTAGCCACGCTCAACAAGGCAAGTTTTCGGGAAGAAAAAGTGGCGGAGATGATTCAAGTTCTTGATAAAAAAAACTGGGAGATCGGTCTGCACGGTTCTTATAATTCCTACAAGGATAAGGAACTTATGAGAGAAGAAAAGAGACTCCTTGAAGAAATCGTGGGCCACCCGGTGCTTGGAGTCCGTCAGCACTATCTCAATCTCCAAATACCCCAGACCTGGCAGATTCAGAGGGAATTGGGATTCCATTACGATGCCAGTTACGGTTCAAATCGTGATATTGGGTTTCTGGATAATAAATATTTCCCCTTTCGGCCTTTTCAGGATGATTTTGTGGTAATCCCCTTGGTTTTGATGGATTATTGTCTATTCAGCAAATTTCGTTTTTTTAAGGAAAGACTCAAGCACTGTCGCGAATTGATCGAATTTATCCGCGAAAAAGGAGGGGTGATGGTGATCCTGTGGCACCTTCGGGTCTTTAATGAAGATGAGTTTCCCGGGGCAAAGAATATTTACGAGGAGATCATAAAAATTGGTTTAGATCAGGGGGGTTGGGTGACATCACTTAACCAGATTGTAGAATGGTGGAGGGCACACGCCACGATATGA
- a CDS encoding flippase, whose product MATFTTLNKGINYLNVAISSAAVKTIIKNLIFLMLVQIANYIFPLITLPYLVRILGPEKYGLVAFAQSFIGYFILITNYGFDLSATREISIYRGQKEKLSEIFSSVMYAKVLLLSLCFFIFFFFLQVDKFKKDSLVYVLTFGIIVGQTLFPLWLFLGLEKMGYITILTILERAVFTICIFIFIRNTNDYIYVPLFNTMGYLTSGILGLLLALFKFGVTFRTPKLQEIFSQIKHGWHSFISATNVSLYSTTNMFILGLFWNNVVVGYYAAAEKLIYAIQRLLVPLSQAVYPYVSKAAHEKKEKALSFISRILYINIAIGIFLAIIILLGARVIIKIILGPMYQESVYVMQIFAFLPLAGAVTNVLGFQTMLPLKMDSELAKALIIVALINVMLAFILIPFFAHLGAAIAFLCTMCSACLILFLILKRANVNLLCPEK is encoded by the coding sequence ATGGCTACATTTACAACATTAAACAAAGGAATTAATTATCTGAATGTGGCGATATCTTCAGCAGCAGTTAAAACTATAATAAAAAATCTCATATTTCTTATGTTAGTCCAAATTGCTAACTATATTTTTCCATTGATTACACTTCCTTATTTGGTACGTATCCTCGGTCCTGAAAAATATGGCCTTGTTGCCTTTGCACAATCATTCATTGGATATTTCATTTTAATTACCAATTATGGTTTCGATCTCTCGGCGACAAGAGAAATTTCAATTTATCGCGGACAGAAAGAAAAATTATCTGAAATTTTTAGTTCAGTTATGTATGCAAAAGTACTATTGTTGTCACTTTGTTTTTTTATTTTTTTCTTTTTTTTACAGGTAGATAAATTTAAAAAGGATTCTTTAGTATATGTTTTAACCTTCGGAATTATTGTGGGGCAAACCCTTTTTCCATTGTGGTTATTTTTAGGTTTAGAAAAAATGGGATATATCACAATTCTTACAATTTTGGAAAGAGCTGTATTTACTATCTGTATATTTATTTTTATTAGAAATACAAACGATTATATCTATGTCCCATTGTTTAACACAATGGGTTATCTGACCTCAGGTATTTTGGGCCTGCTTCTTGCACTTTTTAAATTTGGTGTTACCTTCAGAACACCTAAACTCCAGGAGATATTTTCGCAAATTAAACACGGTTGGCACAGCTTTATTTCTGCTACCAATGTAAGTCTGTATTCTACAACCAACATGTTTATTCTCGGGCTGTTTTGGAATAATGTTGTCGTGGGATATTACGCGGCAGCTGAAAAATTGATATATGCTATACAGAGATTACTCGTGCCGTTATCCCAAGCGGTATATCCATATGTCAGCAAAGCGGCCCACGAAAAAAAAGAGAAAGCACTATCGTTTATAAGTCGCATCCTTTACATTAATATTGCAATAGGCATATTTCTCGCTATTATTATCCTTTTGGGTGCGAGGGTAATAATAAAAATTATTCTTGGTCCAATGTATCAAGAATCAGTTTATGTTATGCAAATATTCGCATTTTTACCACTGGCTGGAGCGGTCACTAATGTGTTGGGATTTCAAACTATGCTACCTTTAAAAATGGACAGCGAACTTGCTAAAGCTTTAATAATTGTGGCTCTAATTAACGTGATGTTAGCATTTATCCTGATACCATTTTTTGCTCATCTCGGGGCCGCTATTGCATTTTTGTGTACAATGTGTTCTGCCTGCTTAATTCTGTTTTTAATATTAAAAAGAGCAAATGTAAATCTTCTGTGTCCAGAGAAATAA